The following DNA comes from Miscanthus floridulus cultivar M001 chromosome 5, ASM1932011v1, whole genome shotgun sequence.
TCAGTAACGCAAGGTTGTTTAAGCTCTTCATGGTAACTTGTACTATCTTTTTGTTAAAGACTATTAACGAGTGCTAAATATTATGGAGACATAAAACCAGTAGCATTTAGAACTGTTTCTAAATTTTCTTTGCACACAAACTTCCATTCAGCTTACACAAAAGGGAAGGATTGGAATTCTTCTGGACTTTGTCTGGTATGAGGCTCTCACAAATTCAACAGCTGACCAAGCTGCGGCTGAAAGATCAAGAGACTTCCATGTAGGATGGTAATTTCACTTCATCCGTTTGGGACTAGAATCTTACTTCAAACATGTTAAACCAGAGATGTTAAACTTTTTGTTTGCCTCCATCCCAAACATTCAGTTTCGTGCTCATCATGTTTCAACTCATTGTCATAGAGGATCCAGATCCCCTTGTATCACCTCTGAACATCAGGACCTTAAAAATGTTTCAGGTTTCTGCACCCAATCATCTACGGTGAATATCCCAAATCGGTTCAAGAGATCGTGAAGGAAAGGCTTCCAAAGTTCACAGTTGATGAGGTCAACATAGTCAAAGGCTCCATCGACTACGTTGGAGTCAACCAGTATACTGCTTATTATGTTCGTGATCAACAGCCAAATGCAACAACTCTGCTTAGCTACTCCTCTGATTGGCATGCTGAATTTGTTTGTAAGTCTGCTTACCTCCATTGACATCGAAGTGCCTGAGTGCTGCAAAAATAAAGTGAAAGCGGCAACACTTTGATGACCTGTTTTGAAAGGAGTAATGTGTGTGTTTTTAATCTAAGAACTTTCCTAATTCTCTGCATCTATTCGTGCTACAGATGAACGCAACGGTGTGCCAATCGGACCAAGGGTATTGATCATTTGTGTTTGAGTTATACTAGGTAATCCTATAACTGTATTCTTTTCTGAATCAACTAATTAAGCTCCACTGCAGGCAAATTCAGATTGGCTTTACATCGTGCCTTGGGGACTGTATAAAGCTGTCACTTACGTCAAGGAGAAGTATGGCAACCCCACAATGTTTCTGTCTGAAAACGGTAAACCTCCTTGACCTGCTTGCCTTGCCTTGCCTCGCCACAAGTATAAGATGACCAAAACCGTGAGTGGATCCGACGACAGGCATGGATGACCCAGGCAACGTCACCGTCGCCCAGGGCGTGCACGACGCGACGAGGGTTGCCTACTACCGGAACTACATCAGCAAGCTGAAGGAGGCGATCGACGGCGGCGCCAACTGCGTGGGCTACTTCGCCTGGTCCCTGCTGGACAACTTCGAGTGGAAGCTGGGTTACACGTCCAGGTTCGGCCTGGTCTACGTCGATTTCAAGACACTCCGGCGGTACCCCAAGAGTTCAGCATACTGGTTCAGGGATGTCATCACCGGCAAAAACTGATCACAGTCTGCTGCTGGGTTGTTAGTCATCTTCATATGCCATGCATCAACAATAAGCATTAAGCAACTAGGCGCATGAAGTAAAAAATAATGTGATGTAACGTTAGTAATGCCAATGATATTTCCCTCTATTAGTTCTGGCGTGCGTTAACGTTAACTGACATTCTCGAGAAATTAAAACCCATTTCAGTTTAGCAGCACCCATAAATAGTGATCAATGATAATGAATGTTGGAGTAACCAACTCCCATCCTAGCTGCTGTATATAACAGGTAGAAACATACGCAGCATTTGCAATTTTGCACACGAACAAGTCTCCAACCTTCCAATCCGAACATGGCAATGCCAATGGCGATGGCAACGAGCAGGGCGGCATCACTAGCAAGCCTCAAGAACATCTTGGCGGTGGCGCTACTGTGCGCCGCCGTCGCGGCCTCCTTCCTCCCGCTCTCGTCCGCCGGCGTGTCCCTTGTCTCGCTGACCTGCCGCAAGACGGCGCACGAGCGCCTCTGCATCTCCACCCTCGCGCCGGACAGACGGAGCGACGCCGCCCAGTCGGTCCAGGAGCTCGCCGTCGTCGCGCTGACGGTCGCCAGGAACTCCACGCGGGACGCCGTGTGGCGCACCACGGTCCTGGAATCCCGGGTTCGGACGCCGCTGGAGCGCGACCGCCTGGAGCAGTGCCGCGCTCTGTACTCGGAGTGCCTCCGCGACACGACGACGACGATAGCCCTGGTGAACGCGGCGAGCTACGACGCTGCCGCCCGCGCCTCGAGCACCCTCCACTGGTACCCGGAGAAGTGCCAGAGCCTCTTGTACATGCAGGGGGTCGAGTCGGCCATGGAGCAAATAAACAAGCAGGTGGAGGGGGAGCTGATCGCCTCAACGGATATCGTTCACTTGCTACTTGCTAGGCGCGGAGCAGACAAATTCAACCTAGAGTAACTTAACTATGGTGTGGGTGATGGTGCACCGTGCACGCGTTGCTTACCACAAACAAATACATAGTATGATTTTTCCAAACATATCTATTTACATTAT
Coding sequences within:
- the LOC136454413 gene encoding cell wall / vacuolar inhibitor of fructosidase 2-like; translation: MAMPMAMATSRAASLASLKNILAVALLCAAVAASFLPLSSAGVSLVSLTCRKTAHERLCISTLAPDRRSDAAQSVQELAVVALTVARNSTRDAVWRTTVLESRVRTPLERDRLEQCRALYSECLRDTTTTIALVNAASYDAAARASSTLHWYPEKCQSLLYMQGVESAMEQINKQVEGELIASTDIVHLLLARRGADKFNLE